The Nostoc sp. 'Lobaria pulmonaria (5183) cyanobiont' genome window below encodes:
- a CDS encoding DUF4359 domain-containing protein has translation MKPLTIIAYTGAAVGLAALGVSMAKTNPSQVEYEEYAVQRLTKYLKNDVCKKTTNVIENLIRFNCDKLVDSASPQIQEVIAKTTERQDFVIFSIYRTDLKINSWIPSYKFETVGAFDQFYTYTAEKQ, from the coding sequence ATGAAACCATTGACCATCATCGCGTATACTGGAGCAGCAGTAGGACTCGCCGCCTTGGGTGTGTCAATGGCGAAAACCAATCCCAGTCAGGTTGAATATGAAGAATATGCAGTTCAACGGCTGACAAAATACTTAAAAAACGATGTATGTAAAAAAACTACGAATGTTATTGAAAATTTAATCCGTTTTAATTGTGATAAATTAGTTGACTCGGCTAGCCCGCAAATTCAAGAAGTTATTGCCAAGACCACAGAAAGGCAAGATTTCGTTATTTTTAGCATTTACCGTACAGATTTAAAAATAAATTCTTGGATACCTTCGTACAAATTTGAAACGGTAGGGGCTTTCGATCAATTTTATACTTACACTGCCGAAAAACAATAA